A single genomic interval of Lucilia cuprina isolate Lc7/37 chromosome 2, ASM2204524v1, whole genome shotgun sequence harbors:
- the LOC124418545 gene encoding uncharacterized protein LOC124418545 — MSEPLSNCTMPATDSPSNIVFSQNLGYDVSGNSGIQGPSLEPVSEEARMRASSNFENINMLNNCSNAEISNYYLKTEDSILYSSPESAAFTTYNSDAVPPRNSEKRLNSYFQHQQSNSTTINSCLSTSTTSKSNDNLTSDNHYTNSAKGVRKFHFINAFIPSFVFVVIVMTISAIIVLESDSDIFEQIRNLPEMISLRYQYYQPLKEYILQKVGRKT, encoded by the coding sequence ATGTCTGAACCGTTAAGCAACTGTACTATGCCAGCAACAGACAGTCCAAGTAACATTGTTTTTAGCCAAAACCTCGGATATGACGTGTCCGGCAACAGTGGCATACAAGGACCAAGTCTCGAACCGGTGTCTGAAGAGGCTCGAATGCGTGCGTCATCGAATTTTGAAAACATCAACATGCTAAATAATTGCAGCAATGCAGAGATATCAAATTACTATTTGAAGACAGAGGACTCGATATTGTACTCATCACCTGAGTCAGCAGCATTTACTACATATAATAGTGATGCTGTACCACCGAGAAATTCTGAAAAGAGGCTGAATAGCTATTTTCAACATCAGCAGTCCAACAGCACAACAATAAATTCCTGTTTAAGCACATCAACGACTTCCAAGAGCAACGACAACCTTACGTCTGATAACCATTATACCAACAGTGCCAAAGGTGTACGTAAATTCCATTTTATCAATGCATTCATTCCATCCTTTGTTTTTGTGGTTATTGTAATGACAATATCCGCCATCATTGTACTTGAATCAGATTCGGATATTTTTGAGCAGATCCGAAATCTCCCTGAAATGATAAGTTTACGTTATCAATATTACCAACCTCTTAAGGAGTATATTCTACAAAAAGTTGGACGAAAAACATAA